One Setaria italica strain Yugu1 chromosome II, Setaria_italica_v2.0, whole genome shotgun sequence DNA segment encodes these proteins:
- the LOC101771152 gene encoding subtilisin-like protease SBT3.3 produces MAETKRPRAAAAAFLLVLLISAAVATAAAGREGKHGQQQASVYMVMVRPPAQGVDCEAYQMGILAAALGSEARAKAALVYSYKTVVSGFAAKLTPAQVAALQKHPEVLQALPDVQYTLQRDSNHLN; encoded by the exons ATGGCGGAGACGaagcgcccgcgcgccgcggcggcagccTTCCTGCTGGTCCTCCTCATCTCCGCCGCCgtggccacggccgccgccggcagggaGGGCAAGCACGGGCAGCAGCAGGCCAGCGTGTACATGGTGATGGTGAGGCCCCCCGCCCAGGGCGTCGACTGCGAGGCCTACCAGATGggcatcctcgccgccgcgctcggcaG CGAGGCGAGAGCCAAGGCCGCGCTGGTCTACAGCTACAAGACGGTCGTCAGCGGGTTCGCCGCCAAGCTCACGCCGGCGCAGGTCGCCGCGTTGCAGA AGCATCCTGAAGTTCTCCAGGCGCTGCCTGACGTGCAGTACACCCTTCAGAGGGACAGCAACCACCTCAACTGA